The sequence below is a genomic window from Polaribacter vadi.
TTTGCGGGTGATGATTTAGAAGATGTAGAAAATCTTTTAGGTTTTAATGTTGGCGCATTTGCAGAAATTAGTATTTCCGAAAAATTTATTTTTCAACCAGAATTATTGTATTCTACTCAAGGTGCCAGTAGTGGTGAAGAATTTGGTGGCGATGATTTTGAAAATAATATAAAAACAAGCTATTTGAATGTTCCATTAATGTTAAAATTTGCTGCATCTGATAGATTTATGTTGGAATTAGGTCCACAAGTTGGTTTTTTACTTTCAGCTAAATCAGAGGTGAAAGGAGAAATGGATGGAAGTTCATTTTCTGTTGAGGAAGATGTAAAAGATTCATTTAAGTCAGTTGATTTTGGATTAAATTTCGGTGCTTCTTTTTATATCGTTGAAAATATATTTATAGCTGGTAGATATAATTTAGGTTTAT
It includes:
- a CDS encoding porin family protein, whose product is MKKVLFSIGLAILGFSNVNAQEVKFGAKAGVNLARFAGDDLEDVENLLGFNVGAFAEISISEKFIFQPELLYSTQGASSGEEFGGDDFENNIKTSYLNVPLMLKFAASDRFMLELGPQVGFLLSAKSEVKGEMDGSSFSVEEDVKDSFKSVDFGLNFGASFYIVENIFIAGRYNLGLSSIADGEDSEDVNVKNSVFSFSLGYRF